GCGGGCACCCGTGCGGACGCGGGCACCGGAGTGGACGCCGGAACCGGAGTGGACGCCGGGACCCAGGTGGACGCGGGAACCCAGGCGGACGCGGGCTCCGCGCACGACGGCGGCACGGCGCCTGTGCACATGGAGGATGACTCCGGCGGGTGCAGTGCTGGCGCCAGCGCGCTTCCGGGGGTCCTGGCCTGGTGGCTGCTCGCGGGGCTCGTGTGGAGGCCCCGCCGCGTCCGCCGGTAACCCGCCGCGCAGCACCTGGGCGCTGTTGGCGGCAAGCGAACATCCTCCCACTCGGGGACTCCACCCCCCGGCGGGAGGATGATTAGCGTTCAGCCACGAGGAGGTGGACGTGGCGAAGCCGCGCCAGGCGGTCCGGAAGCAGACGCGCGCGCCGCACGAGCGGCGGCATGACACCGCGCTGCTCATCATCGACGTCATCAACGACCTGGAGTTCCCTGGCGGGGAGAACGTCCTGCCCTGGGCGCTGCGCATGGTGGAGCGCCTGGGCCCCTTCGCGGAGCGGATGCGCAAGGCGGGCGTCCCGGTCATCTACGTCAACGACAACTTCGACCTGTGGCGCAGCAGCTTCACGGACGTCTACAAGCACTGCACCCGGAAGGACAGCCGGGGCCAGCGGGTCGCCCGCGCGCTCAAGCCCCGGCCGGACGACTACTTCATCCTCAAGCCC
This DNA window, taken from Corallococcus coralloides DSM 2259, encodes the following:
- a CDS encoding cysteine hydrolase family protein: MAKPRQAVRKQTRAPHERRHDTALLIIDVINDLEFPGGENVLPWALRMVERLGPFAERMRKAGVPVIYVNDNFDLWRSSFTDVYKHCTRKDSRGQRVARALKPRPDDYFILKPKHSAFFATSLVPLLEHLGTKKLLLAGIATNLCVFFSAHDAHMHEYKITVLSDCCCAESDKDHDLALDQLQRFLSVRVCRGDEVHLQPRSRRRATRKPPPEWK